In Candidatus Binatia bacterium, the genomic window TTTCCGAGCACGCGCCGCAGCTTCACCTGCACCTCGGTCGGGAGCTCGCCGATCTCGTCGAGGAACAGTGTCGAGTCGTGGGCCAGCTCGAATTGGACGCGGTCGCTCGGCGCGGTGGGGAAGGGCGATCTCACGGCGCGTCGGACTATAGACACGCACTCGGTACCGATCTAGATGGGGCAGTCGTCGGCCGAGGGCACGCAGTGCCCTGGGCACCTATCGAACGCGCGACCCCAGAATCCGGACTCCCGGGCGGTACCGCCACCTCGGCCTCGAGGTGCTGCGCCGTGCCTACGCGGATAGGCGGTACTAGCCGAGAAGTTGACGTAACGCCCCAATACCGGACCTTCGATCTCTGCTCCGGTGGTCCTGATCCCGGTCGGTTTCACCACCGCTTTGTCTCCGAGCAGCGGTTTGCGCCGGATCGGCGGGCGTGGTCAAAGCTCGGGGGCCGCTTTCCGGACGTAGCTTGGCGACGGCGGCCTGCTTGGCTCCGCGTGGTGTGGTCCGACCGGGCCCAGGCGGCGTCGCTCGACCGTCTTGGAACGGCCCTCTCCAAACGCCTCGAGCCACCCCTGCCGAGGCGCGAAATGTAGTGCCGACTTTCCGGAGAAAGTCCTTGATTTACCTGCGTCCTACCCCTCGAACTGTCGAAGTTGAGCCAGGCCCGAACGATCTACCCCGAAGGACTTGACCTCGCTATGGACACCCCCGCGAACCGATCGCTCGTCGAACGCTTCGTGCGTGCGGCGCTGCTCGATGCGAGCGTATTCGCCGAGGTTAGTGCCGACCGCGCGGCGACGATCCAGGCGTTTCTCGTCGTTGTCCTGGGCGGCGTCTGCAACGCCCTCGGACAAGGACGTCCGCTCGTTGGCGCGGGTGACCCGACGAGCCTTGCCGTCGTGTGGGTGGCGTGGATCTGGTGGACGCTGGTTGTACCTGTCGTCGGGTGGCTGCTGTGGACCCTCGTTGTCCGGGCTGGCGCCCGCGCCTTCGGCCATAGCGCCGGCGATCGCTCGCTCCTGTGCGCCCTCGGCTTTGCCAATGCTCCCGCCGCAGCACTCCTGCTGCGCATCCTCCCGGGCATCGGCACCGCCGTCTACGTCGTCGTATTGCTGTGGCTGCTCGCCGCTTCCGCCGCCGCCGTCGAGGCGGTGTTCGCTATTTCCCGCCGCCGAGCGGTCGTCATCGCCGTCGCCGGGTTCGTCGCATACTGGCTGGTCGGTCTCGGCCTGCAGACGTGGGCGACGGGGTGATCTGCGGCGGAACGGCGGGATACGGAGCACTTTCAACGGCCTCGCGCTGGACTCCGGACGCGGGACTAATGGTTCCGCCGCCCGTCTGCCGCCGCCTTCCCCCATACCGCCCCCGCTGCACCGACCAACGCGATCCCCGATACTGTGTACATCGTCACGTATCCGGCGGTATCGGCGATTGCGCCGAGGATCGGATTGGCGATCGTCACGCCGAGGTCGAACATCGCCGTGAACCAGCTTATCGCGCGGCCGCGATGCGCCGCGGCGACCTGTTCCATGGTCAACACGTTCAAGATCGGGAACGCGTAGCCGTGCCCCGCCCCACACACCGCGCCGACCGCGATGAGCGCGGTACGCCCGTCGGCGTGCGCCACCCATAGCACTCCGGCCGCCGTGACAACTAATGCCGGGATCAGGACGCGCCGCGGCCCGATCCGGTCCGGCAGCCGGCCGCCGAGCACCCGCACCACCACGGCGGCGGACGAATACGCCAGAAAGAAACTGCCGACGCTGCCACGGCCCGTCGACTGCGCGAACGGCGCGAGAAACGTGAACACGCTGTTCACGGCGACTGCAAACACGAACGTGATTGCCAGCGGAAAGAGCAGGGGGCGCATCGACAGGGGAACCGAAGGCCGATCCGCGCGGTGTGCCGCAGAGCGTGCCGGCATGGTCTCGGGCAGTAGAGCCGACAGCAGCAGCGACAGCGCCGCCAGTGCGGTTGCGGTCAGGAAGTACGCGTCGAACCCCGGACCGGCAATCAACCACTCGCCGAGTGCCGGACTGAGCCCGTTGGTCAGCATTCCGAAAACGCCGAACATGGCGATCCCCTCGGTTCGCCGCGCGATCGGCGTAATGTCGCTGGCGTACGTGAAGTACCCCGCGAACAGGGAGCCTGCGGCGAGGCCGTGCAGGATGACCAGAGCCGTGAAGGGCGCGCCGAGGCGATCGATCCACGCGAACCCGGCCCACGATACGACGTGTACGGCGCCGGCCGCCATCAGCACCCGTCGCCGGCCCTGCGTGTCGAGCAAGCGGCCGAGCGGGAAGCGCGCTGCCACGGCGGCCGCTCCGGCGAGCCCCGTGAACGCACCGATGAGGAAGTCGTTACCGCCCAGACTGCGGATGAATAGCGGGAAAAGAATGTACAACGCTCCGGCCAGGGCGCCGGTAAAGTGCACAGCGCACGCCAGCCAGAAGCGCGGTGTGAACAGGGCCACAGGCCCGGGCGGGATGGACGTCGGTGCTGGCGAGACGGCGGCAGTGTGCACGGGGTCCTCGGCGTAGCACCGGACCCGCGTCGATGCCATGCAGTTGCGTCCACGGGCGTTGAAATTCCCCGCCGTCCGCATGTAGGGTCGGCTCCCGTCGGCGCCGCTGATTGCCGGCTGTGCACACCGAGCGCCTGACCCAAGGGAGGTTCACCGTGGCCGGAATCGTCCGATACGGAAGTTACGTGCCCTACTTCCGCCTCACCCGCGCCGCCATCGGCGGTGGCAGGGGCGAACGCGCCGTCGCCAGTTACGACGAAGACGCCGTCTCGATGGCGGTGGAAGCCGCGCGCGACGCCCTGCGCGGCGGTGTTGCCGTCGACACCTTGCTGTTCGCGACGACCAGCCCCCCTTATGCCGAGAAGTTGAATGCGGCCACTATACAGGCCGCCCTCGACCTGCCGGAGACCATCGCTGCCGTCGAGCTTGGCAGCTCCAGTCGCATGGGTCTTGCGGCTCTGCTGCTGGGTCTCGATCTGGCCGAGGCAGGCCGGTCGGCGGTGGTCTGTGCGGGCGATGTTGTAGTCGGCGCGCCGGGCGGGTCGCGGGAGACTCAGGGCGGCGACGCGGCGGCGGCCTTCGTGACCGGGGGCGACGGCGATGCCGTGGCGCGGCTGCTCGGGCGGGCCTCGGCCACCCTCGAGATCCTCGACGTCTGGCGTCTGCCGGACGAGCGCTTTGCCAGGCAGTGGGAGGAACGCTTCAGCGCCGACATGATGGGTCCGGCCGTCGTGGACACTGCGAAGCGGGCGCTGCAGGCGGCGGGGGTCGACCCGGCGTCGTTGAAAGCGGTTGTGCTCGATGGCACCAACCCGCGCAGCCTGGCCGGTTTGCCGAAGGCGCTCGGCCTCGACCCGGCCCAACTCACCGACCCGCTTACGACGACAGTGGGCCGCAGCGGCGCCGCGCACGCGGGCTTACTGCTCGCCCGGGCCCTCGATGGCGCGCGGCCCGGAGACCGCATCCTCGTCGTTTGCGAGGCCGACGGCGCCGACGCCCTTGTCTTCGAAGTGACCGAGAAGATCGCCAGTGTGGCCCGGGGCCGCAAGGTGGATCAGTGGATCGCCTCGAAACGTAACGACCTTGCCTACAACACCTATCTCAAGTGGCGCGGCGTTCTGCCGTTCGAGCCGCCGCGCCGCCCCGATCCCGAACGTCCGGCCGCGCCGCCAATGCGCCGCGCCGAACGCTGGAAGATGGCGTTCGTCGGTTCGCGCTGTACCCAGTGCCAGACCGGCCATCTGCCGCCGCAGCGTGTGTGCGTGAAGTGTGGCGCCGTCGACAAGATGCGCGACGAACGCTTTGCCGACACGTCGTGCCGGATCGCAACGTACACGCTCGACCATCTGGCCTACTCGCTGCAGCCGCCGGTGGTGGCGGCGATCGTGGACTACGAGGGTGGCGGCCGGTTCGGCTGCGAACTCACCGACGTCGATCCGAAGGAAGTCGCCATCGGCAACCATCTGGAGATGAGCTTCCGTCGGCTTTATACGGGTCAGGGAGTGCACAACTACTTCTGGAAGGCGCGCCCGGGCCGCTAGGACGGGCAGGAGGGAATCCACCCATGGCCAGCAGGGGAATCAAGGACCGGGTCGCCATCGTCGGTATGGGCTGCACGCCGTTCGGCGAGCACTGGCGGAAGAGCGCCGACGATCTTCTCGTCGATGCCTTCGGAGATGCGTGCAAGTCCGGGGGCATAGAGTCGGGTCAGGTCGACGCCTACTGGTTGGGTACGTTCGGCAGCGGCATTTCCGGCCTCATGCTCTCCGAGGCTTTGAAGATCCCGTACAAGCCGGTGACGCGCCTCGAGAACATGTGCGCCACCGGCAGCGAGGCGATTCGCAATGCCGCCTACGCGGTTGCCTCCGGGGCGTACGATCTGGTTATGGCCATCGGCGTCGAAAAGCTGAAGGACTCCGGTTACAGCGGCCTGACCGTTGCCGGTCCGCCGAGCGACGGCACGCAATCTAACATGACCGCACCGGCGACGTTTTCGTTACTCGCCCCGGCGTACGCGAAGAAGTACGGCGTGTCGGACGACACGCTGAAGCAGGTGCTGGCGCGCATCGCCTGGAAGAACCACAAGAACGGCGAGCGCAATCCCAAGGCGCAATTCCGCAAGGAGGTGCCGATGGAAACCATCTGCAAGTCGCCGTCGGTGGCCGGCATGCTCGGCATCTTCGATTGCTCCGGCGTCAGCGACGGCGCGGCCGCGGCGATCCTCTGCCGAGCCGAGGACGCGCACCGGTACACGGACGCGCCGATCTTCATCAAGGCGCTCGCCTTCGCGGCGGGCCCGGCCGAGGGTTACTTCTCGCAGGACTACGATTTCACCACCTTTCCGGAGGTGGTCGCGAGCTGCACGGATGCCTATCGGCAAGCCGGTGTGGAGCATCCCCGGGAAGAGGTGAGCATGGCCGAGGTCCACGACTGCTTCACGCCGACCGAGCTGGTCCTCATGGAGGACATGGGCTTCTCGCGACGCGGGCAGGCGTGGAAGGACGTACTCGACGGGCGTTTCGACGGCGACGGGGTGCAGCCGGTCAATCCGGACGGCGGGCTGAAGAGCTTCGGCCATCCGATCGGTGCCAGCGGTCTGCGGATGATGTACGAGATGTGGTTGCAGCTACGGGGCGAAGCCGGTCCGCGTCAGATCAAGGCTCCGAAGCTCGGTCTGACCCACAACCTCGGCGGCGCCCCGGGCCGCTGCGTCAGCTTCGTGTCGCTGGTCGGGCGGTAGTCTCGCGAGGGGGGCCGGAGGTTGGGGGCACCGGAGCTGGGCGTCCGGCATGGCGAGGCTTCATGGCGGACAGGACGCCTGCAAGCCTGCGTCTCCCACCC contains:
- a CDS encoding MFS transporter — translated: MASTRVRCYAEDPVHTAAVSPAPTSIPPGPVALFTPRFWLACAVHFTGALAGALYILFPLFIRSLGGNDFLIGAFTGLAGAAAVAARFPLGRLLDTQGRRRVLMAAGAVHVVSWAGFAWIDRLGAPFTALVILHGLAAGSLFAGYFTYASDITPIARRTEGIAMFGVFGMLTNGLSPALGEWLIAGPGFDAYFLTATALAALSLLLSALLPETMPARSAAHRADRPSVPLSMRPLLFPLAITFVFAVAVNSVFTFLAPFAQSTGRGSVGSFFLAYSSAAVVVRVLGGRLPDRIGPRRVLIPALVVTAAGVLWVAHADGRTALIAVGAVCGAGHGYAFPILNVLTMEQVAAAHRGRAISWFTAMFDLGVTIANPILGAIADTAGYVTMYTVSGIALVGAAGAVWGKAAADGRRNH
- a CDS encoding acetyl-CoA acetyltransferase, whose translation is MASRGIKDRVAIVGMGCTPFGEHWRKSADDLLVDAFGDACKSGGIESGQVDAYWLGTFGSGISGLMLSEALKIPYKPVTRLENMCATGSEAIRNAAYAVASGAYDLVMAIGVEKLKDSGYSGLTVAGPPSDGTQSNMTAPATFSLLAPAYAKKYGVSDDTLKQVLARIAWKNHKNGERNPKAQFRKEVPMETICKSPSVAGMLGIFDCSGVSDGAAAAILCRAEDAHRYTDAPIFIKALAFAAGPAEGYFSQDYDFTTFPEVVASCTDAYRQAGVEHPREEVSMAEVHDCFTPTELVLMEDMGFSRRGQAWKDVLDGRFDGDGVQPVNPDGGLKSFGHPIGASGLRMMYEMWLQLRGEAGPRQIKAPKLGLTHNLGGAPGRCVSFVSLVGR
- a CDS encoding OB-fold domain-containing protein; protein product: MAGIVRYGSYVPYFRLTRAAIGGGRGERAVASYDEDAVSMAVEAARDALRGGVAVDTLLFATTSPPYAEKLNAATIQAALDLPETIAAVELGSSSRMGLAALLLGLDLAEAGRSAVVCAGDVVVGAPGGSRETQGGDAAAAFVTGGDGDAVARLLGRASATLEILDVWRLPDERFARQWEERFSADMMGPAVVDTAKRALQAAGVDPASLKAVVLDGTNPRSLAGLPKALGLDPAQLTDPLTTTVGRSGAAHAGLLLARALDGARPGDRILVVCEADGADALVFEVTEKIASVARGRKVDQWIASKRNDLAYNTYLKWRGVLPFEPPRRPDPERPAAPPMRRAERWKMAFVGSRCTQCQTGHLPPQRVCVKCGAVDKMRDERFADTSCRIATYTLDHLAYSLQPPVVAAIVDYEGGGRFGCELTDVDPKEVAIGNHLEMSFRRLYTGQGVHNYFWKARPGR